In the Bacillus shivajii genome, one interval contains:
- a CDS encoding STAS domain-containing protein: MMTVNELMNVGHAIIEESENLAKQVEEAFDSQSVQSNNHIGFAKEENFQYRFEFMQMIGNALLSDDVKKNLDDVYKWGKKAGKRAVSAGISADFAMLSLPHFRKVIYKFIRKECKNRNVGFDDYFLMSERIDLLLDKAVYSFTQAYVEYNEDTFKKAQEELLELSVPVVPLTKSVAILPIIGTIDTYRSKELLDQSLTKGTELGLSYLIVDLSGVHMIDTAVAHNLFQLHDALKVVGITAIISGLRPELAQTIVNLGISFNHMKVARNLEQALMMTGLSIGTEDEVFKINE, encoded by the coding sequence ATGATGACGGTAAATGAATTGATGAATGTTGGTCATGCCATCATAGAAGAGAGTGAAAATCTTGCAAAGCAAGTTGAAGAAGCTTTTGATTCGCAAAGCGTACAATCTAACAATCATATTGGTTTTGCAAAAGAGGAGAACTTTCAGTATCGTTTTGAGTTTATGCAAATGATAGGAAATGCCTTGTTAAGTGATGATGTGAAGAAAAATTTAGATGACGTATACAAGTGGGGGAAAAAAGCAGGTAAACGTGCAGTGAGTGCTGGTATTTCAGCAGACTTTGCAATGCTTTCTTTACCACATTTTCGAAAAGTGATCTACAAGTTTATTCGTAAAGAATGTAAAAATCGTAACGTAGGGTTTGATGACTACTTTTTAATGTCTGAACGAATTGATCTACTCTTAGATAAAGCAGTTTATTCATTTACACAAGCTTACGTAGAATACAATGAAGATACATTTAAAAAGGCACAAGAAGAATTATTAGAGCTTTCAGTACCAGTGGTCCCATTGACAAAATCGGTAGCGATTCTACCAATTATCGGTACAATTGATACATATCGTTCAAAAGAACTGCTAGATCAATCGTTAACGAAAGGGACAGAATTAGGGTTATCGTACTTAATTGTTGATCTATCAGGTGTTCATATGATAGATACTGCCGTAGCTCATAATTTATTTCAACTTCATGACGCATTAAAAGTAGTAGGAATTACAGCGATCATTTCTGGCTTACGTCCAGAATTAGCCCAAACAATTGTAAACTTAGGCATTTCATTTAATCATATGAAGGTAGCACGTAACCTTGAACAAGCATTAATGATGACAGGGTTAAGCATCGGCACTGAGGATGAAGTTTTTAAGATTAATGAATAA
- a CDS encoding GNAT family N-acetyltransferase → MFEWKWMTNEEAMAIVQWEYDGEEAFYNIDDGSDDIDEFLNPFNWNHYIAIYESGELIGYCIFLPKDVIVGMQLVLRPDLIGQGRGESLIAYVMNIAKERYEPKKLTFHIPKFNKRALKATEKLGFKRTITSIVQKQDHQVPLIKMEYDF, encoded by the coding sequence ATGTTTGAATGGAAATGGATGACGAATGAAGAAGCGATGGCTATCGTACAATGGGAGTACGATGGTGAGGAAGCTTTTTATAACATTGATGATGGAAGCGATGATATCGACGAATTTTTAAATCCATTTAATTGGAACCATTATATTGCTATTTATGAAAGTGGAGAACTGATCGGTTATTGTATATTCTTGCCTAAAGATGTAATCGTCGGTATGCAACTTGTATTAAGGCCTGATTTGATAGGGCAAGGAAGAGGAGAAAGCTTAATCGCATATGTAATGAACATTGCTAAAGAGAGATATGAGCCAAAAAAACTAACGTTTCATATTCCTAAGTTTAATAAACGCGCACTCAAAGCAACAGAAAAGCTTGGTTTTAAACGTACGATTACGTCAATCGTTCAAAAACAAGATCATCAAGTTCCACTTATAAAAATGGAATATGACTTTTAA
- a CDS encoding GNAT family N-acetyltransferase, which yields MDIKEYSSPKEVLQQVETCLLKNEAENNLPLGLLNRLKKEEDKNVSYEVTKQPFVAVGKKEDGTTGIVLLQTPPYNLVICGDVDYAKEAAKWVYNKNQYIPGVVGAKPLVEEFVNGWKELTNCKSKTFMKQKIYRLDQVNDIPRQKGRLCYATEDDIALVTYWTEKFYEEALEPINKEEAKLFVINKIKQNQIFIWRNENGCPVSMAARSRESKNGVVISLVYTPEEYKKQGYATTCVAALSDWLLQEGYQFCSLYTDLENQTSNNIYMKVGYEPIADSVEYHFKY from the coding sequence GTGGATATTAAAGAATATTCATCACCAAAAGAGGTGCTTCAACAGGTTGAAACATGTTTGTTAAAAAATGAAGCTGAAAACAATTTACCTTTAGGCCTACTCAATCGCTTAAAAAAGGAAGAAGATAAGAACGTGTCGTACGAAGTTACAAAACAACCATTTGTTGCCGTTGGAAAAAAGGAGGACGGTACTACAGGTATCGTCCTATTGCAAACGCCCCCCTATAATTTAGTCATTTGTGGGGATGTTGATTATGCAAAAGAAGCTGCAAAGTGGGTATATAATAAAAATCAATATATTCCTGGGGTTGTCGGGGCAAAACCTTTAGTAGAAGAATTCGTGAACGGTTGGAAAGAACTCACAAATTGTAAGTCAAAAACATTTATGAAACAAAAAATTTATCGGTTAGATCAAGTAAATGATATTCCAAGACAAAAGGGCCGACTTTGTTATGCTACTGAAGACGATATTGCTCTTGTGACATATTGGACAGAAAAGTTTTATGAAGAAGCTTTAGAGCCGATTAATAAAGAGGAAGCGAAATTATTTGTAATAAATAAAATTAAACAAAATCAAATTTTTATTTGGCGTAATGAGAATGGTTGCCCAGTTTCCATGGCAGCAAGGTCCCGTGAGTCAAAAAATGGTGTTGTTATTAGTTTAGTTTACACACCTGAAGAATATAAAAAGCAAGGATATGCAACAACTTGTGTTGCAGCTTTAAGTGATTGGCTTTTACAGGAAGGCTATCAATTTTGTAGTTTATATACCGATCTAGAGAATCAAACGTCAAACAATATCTATATGAAAGTAGGTTACGAACCTATTGCAGATTCAGTTGAGTACCACTTTAAATATTAA
- a CDS encoding DUF421 domain-containing protein, with translation MDFEITHVLIRATAAYLILLLINTVLGKQTLSQMSNHDFITAVMMGAIGANFAFDTGINYSHTLTALFVVAIIGYGTTFLSLRVRNVRKLVSGSPTVLVEDGKVLEENMKKQKYNMDSLNQSLREKGIFDLEDVDYVVLEPDGHISALLKEHLRPVTRGDLFEERGTNKFPIELIMDGEIIEKNLNENHLTKEWLLRQLNERNVSRNDVFYAVLGTKGQLYIDVKDDNLLSPADEESKQ, from the coding sequence ATGGACTTCGAAATTACCCATGTGCTTATTAGGGCAACAGCAGCATATTTAATCTTATTATTAATCAATACTGTACTAGGAAAACAAACGCTGTCTCAAATGTCTAATCATGATTTTATTACCGCCGTAATGATGGGGGCAATTGGTGCTAACTTTGCTTTTGATACAGGAATAAATTATAGCCATACGTTAACTGCCTTATTTGTCGTTGCAATAATCGGATACGGAACAACTTTTTTATCTTTACGAGTGAGAAACGTAAGAAAGTTAGTGTCAGGATCTCCAACAGTTTTAGTAGAAGATGGCAAAGTGCTTGAAGAAAATATGAAAAAGCAAAAATACAATATGGATTCTCTCAATCAGTCGTTACGTGAAAAAGGAATTTTTGATCTGGAAGATGTAGATTATGTCGTTTTAGAGCCGGACGGCCATATATCTGCATTATTAAAAGAACATCTGCGCCCTGTTACAAGAGGAGATTTATTTGAAGAAAGAGGAACGAACAAATTCCCTATAGAACTTATTATGGACGGAGAAATTATAGAGAAGAACCTTAACGAAAATCATCTTACGAAAGAATGGTTATTAAGACAACTAAATGAAAGGAATGTATCGAGAAATGATGTGTTTTATGCTGTTTTAGGAACGAAAGGACAGTTGTATATTGATGTGAAAGATGACAACCTATTGTCACCGGCAGATGAAGAAAGCAAGCAATAA
- the map gene encoding type I methionyl aminopeptidase produces the protein MIQRKSAREIEQMHEAGKLVAKIHKEIAKMIKPGMTTLEIDKFAEEYMRKHGAQPAQKGYQGYKYATCASINDEICHGFPRDEKLKEGDLVKVDFVIDLNGALADSAWTHPVGKVSEEAEQLMRVTKESLYKGIEAAKVGNRVGDIGAAIEKYVEPYGYGVVRDFAGHGIGPTIHEEPNIPHFGKPNSGQRLKDGLVITIEPMINTGAWASQMDDNGWTARTVDGSLSCQYEHTIAITKNGVMILTEQDDIE, from the coding sequence ATGATTCAACGTAAATCAGCAAGAGAAATTGAACAAATGCATGAAGCAGGTAAGCTTGTTGCTAAGATTCATAAAGAGATTGCAAAAATGATTAAACCAGGTATGACAACGCTTGAGATTGATAAGTTTGCAGAAGAGTATATGAGAAAGCATGGTGCCCAGCCTGCCCAAAAAGGGTATCAAGGGTATAAGTATGCGACATGTGCATCCATTAATGATGAGATTTGCCATGGTTTTCCTCGAGATGAAAAGCTTAAAGAGGGGGACCTCGTAAAGGTAGATTTTGTTATTGACTTAAATGGAGCATTAGCTGATTCAGCTTGGACACACCCTGTTGGAAAAGTATCAGAAGAAGCGGAACAATTAATGAGAGTTACGAAAGAGTCCCTATACAAAGGTATAGAAGCAGCGAAGGTAGGGAACCGTGTCGGTGATATTGGTGCTGCCATTGAAAAATATGTAGAGCCATATGGCTATGGGGTTGTTCGAGATTTTGCAGGTCACGGAATTGGACCGACTATTCATGAGGAGCCTAATATACCTCACTTTGGGAAGCCGAACAGTGGTCAAAGATTAAAAGATGGTTTAGTCATTACGATTGAACCGATGATCAATACTGGTGCATGGGCATCGCAAATGGACGATAATGGCTGGACAGCTCGTACGGTAGATGGCAGCTTGTCTTGCCAATATGAACATACAATTGCCATTACGAAAAATGGGGTAATGATTTTAACTGAACAAGATGATATTGAATAA
- a CDS encoding M3 family oligoendopeptidase, whose product MTKFYVEKLNFQQPKEIEKKYEELLSKPVHTADELTTWLKEASRFSDEIAEGLSGHYIDFQCQSDSEETKKAFEYDQKYILPIVKRYEALLDDKFLSSPAIELLDQSYYHEFIKSKQNSKELFREENVELEVEEDRLATNYFEHTGGLTVDWRGEEKTISQLQEYMEDSNREVRKEAIEKIFNAFLSKKDELQAIMTELIEIREKKAKNANLANYRDYMFKKYERFDYTPDDCKKLAEAVRKHVKPLKERIQKEHQKEIGVDVYRPWDRKAVPNGQKPLKPFQDTDELVKKSATIFENMDPRFAELIHTMNKRGMLDLNSRKGKAPGGFCDSLPVSKLSFIFMNASNSHDDMITLLHEMGHCIHNDLKTTLPLSLYRDTPMESAELASMSMELMTMDQWDLFYESEADLTRAKKEQLEGIINFLPHGVIIDQFQHWLYENPDHTAEERNEKYFELSQSIDSKVVDWSGYEEWLKHHWHMVLHIFEVPFYFIDYVIAQLGAVQLYKNYCEEPDKTLANYKKALSLGSSKSLAEVYEAAGIKFDFSENMIKDLMAFVEEKLNELDKK is encoded by the coding sequence ATGACAAAATTTTATGTTGAAAAATTAAATTTTCAACAACCAAAAGAGATAGAAAAGAAATACGAGGAGTTGCTTTCAAAGCCAGTTCATACAGCAGATGAATTAACAACATGGCTAAAGGAAGCCTCTCGGTTTTCAGATGAGATCGCCGAAGGTTTATCTGGGCATTACATTGACTTTCAATGTCAAAGCGATTCTGAAGAGACCAAAAAAGCGTTTGAATACGATCAAAAATATATCTTACCGATCGTCAAACGTTATGAAGCATTGCTTGACGACAAATTTTTATCCTCACCTGCGATTGAACTGCTCGACCAATCGTATTATCACGAATTTATAAAAAGCAAGCAAAATTCAAAAGAGTTGTTCCGCGAAGAAAATGTCGAACTTGAAGTTGAAGAAGACCGCCTTGCAACCAATTACTTTGAGCATACGGGTGGACTTACTGTCGATTGGCGCGGTGAAGAAAAAACAATAAGTCAACTCCAAGAATATATGGAAGATTCGAACCGCGAAGTAAGAAAAGAAGCAATTGAAAAGATCTTCAATGCGTTTTTATCAAAAAAAGATGAGTTACAAGCAATCATGACAGAACTAATTGAGATACGAGAAAAGAAAGCTAAGAACGCTAATCTTGCCAATTACCGTGATTATATGTTTAAAAAATATGAACGCTTTGATTACACTCCAGATGATTGCAAGAAGCTAGCAGAAGCTGTGCGGAAGCACGTGAAGCCGCTAAAAGAAAGAATTCAGAAGGAACACCAGAAGGAAATAGGTGTCGATGTATACCGTCCATGGGACCGAAAAGCAGTGCCAAATGGTCAAAAGCCGTTAAAACCTTTCCAAGATACCGATGAACTCGTAAAAAAATCTGCAACGATTTTTGAAAACATGGATCCTCGTTTTGCCGAATTAATTCACACGATGAATAAACGTGGCATGCTGGACCTTAACAGTCGAAAAGGAAAAGCTCCAGGAGGCTTTTGTGATTCTCTTCCCGTTTCGAAACTATCTTTCATTTTCATGAATGCATCAAACAGTCATGATGATATGATTACTCTTCTTCATGAAATGGGTCACTGTATTCATAACGATTTAAAAACAACCCTTCCGTTAAGCTTGTATCGTGATACACCAATGGAATCCGCTGAACTTGCAAGCATGTCAATGGAATTGATGACAATGGATCAATGGGACCTATTTTATGAAAGTGAAGCTGATTTAACTAGAGCAAAGAAGGAACAATTAGAAGGAATTATTAACTTCCTCCCTCATGGAGTGATTATCGACCAATTCCAGCATTGGTTATACGAAAACCCTGACCACACTGCTGAGGAAAGAAATGAAAAGTACTTCGAGCTTTCACAATCTATTGATTCTAAAGTCGTTGATTGGTCTGGATATGAAGAATGGCTAAAACACCATTGGCACATGGTCCTTCACATTTTTGAAGTCCCGTTTTATTTCATCGACTATGTGATCGCCCAATTAGGAGCCGTACAACTGTACAAAAATTATTGTGAAGAACCCGACAAAACACTAGCAAACTATAAAAAAGCACTCTCACTTGGTAGCTCAAAATCGTTAGCAGAAGTTTACGAGGCAGCAGGAATCAAATTTGATTTCTCAGAAAACATGATTAAAGATTTAATGGCTTTTGTTGAAGAAAAATTAAATGAGCTTGATAAAAAATAA
- a CDS encoding GNAT family N-acetyltransferase, whose product MIELKPFTKKDFPLLLNWINKTSAKFLMKWSGSTFTFPLTEKQLKNYTCRANKDESDTFIFTALLKDTGRPIGHIAIRKIDYQHRSARLGKVLIGDEKDRGKGYTKMMIYDALSFAFDTLNLHRVSLGVFDNNNHAKQIYERFGFKTEGYFRDFRFVDGEYWGMYEMSLLQHEWLEIKNSNMKN is encoded by the coding sequence TTGATCGAACTGAAGCCATTTACTAAAAAAGACTTTCCTCTACTATTAAATTGGATAAATAAAACCTCTGCTAAATTTTTGATGAAGTGGTCAGGGTCAACCTTTACCTTCCCACTTACTGAAAAGCAATTAAAAAACTACACTTGCCGTGCCAACAAAGATGAGAGTGATACATTTATTTTTACCGCATTACTCAAAGATACAGGTCGACCAATCGGCCATATTGCCATACGGAAAATTGATTATCAACACCGTTCTGCAAGATTAGGGAAAGTGTTAATTGGGGATGAAAAAGACCGTGGCAAAGGATATACGAAAATGATGATCTACGATGCATTATCATTTGCCTTCGATACTTTAAACCTACATAGAGTTTCGCTTGGAGTGTTTGATAATAACAACCATGCAAAACAAATTTACGAACGTTTCGGCTTTAAAACAGAAGGATACTTTCGTGATTTTCGATTCGTAGATGGTGAGTATTGGGGAATGTATGAAATGAGCTTATTACAACATGAGTGGCTAGAGATAAAAAATTCAAATATGAAAAACTAG
- a CDS encoding GNAT family N-acetyltransferase, giving the protein MVRTCYLFGENPSLKEPSIEFAKKAGGRDAHIALLILHREGWEQYIPRYTDHWKSIGVKKITIIKQKENGELDVDWVVSVLKNTNGIFIGGGDTEKYHKYYSQPPIKKVIQEKYNLGTPIAGCSAGALLLPNHCILSESDTADRKRKILPGLALIGEIGISVHFTEWNDRKHIESSMKEVGLTKGYGIDEQACLRFDDERYAKGFGDAVHLLQVGKERAELPLQIREITNQLERSLICERILRLLPEWFGIEDALVNYINQVKEMKMLTVLYRDEVVGFITIQEETIETNEIHLIAVHPDYNQLGIGKMLIAEMEYDSILAGKKFLAVKTLSDKHGDPHYKNTRKFYESVGFVGVQELTELWGKENPCLVMVKNIR; this is encoded by the coding sequence ATGGTACGAACATGTTATTTATTTGGAGAAAACCCATCACTCAAAGAACCGTCTATTGAATTTGCGAAAAAAGCAGGTGGACGTGATGCACATATCGCTCTTCTCATTTTACATAGAGAAGGATGGGAACAATATATTCCTAGGTATACTGACCATTGGAAATCAATAGGAGTTAAAAAAATTACGATTATTAAACAAAAAGAAAACGGAGAATTAGATGTTGATTGGGTAGTGTCTGTATTAAAAAACACAAATGGTATTTTTATTGGAGGAGGCGACACAGAAAAATATCATAAGTATTATAGTCAACCTCCAATTAAGAAGGTGATTCAAGAAAAATACAACCTCGGGACTCCTATTGCCGGTTGTTCAGCTGGAGCACTTCTTTTACCAAATCATTGTATTTTATCAGAAAGTGATACAGCGGATCGAAAGAGAAAAATCTTGCCTGGTCTTGCGCTCATTGGTGAGATAGGGATTAGTGTTCATTTTACTGAATGGAATGATCGAAAACATATCGAATCATCGATGAAAGAGGTTGGATTAACGAAAGGGTACGGGATTGATGAACAAGCTTGTCTTCGTTTCGATGATGAACGATATGCAAAGGGCTTTGGTGATGCTGTTCATTTGTTACAAGTCGGAAAAGAAAGAGCTGAATTGCCATTACAAATTCGTGAAATAACAAATCAATTAGAAAGATCGCTCATTTGTGAACGTATTCTTCGGCTATTACCGGAATGGTTTGGGATAGAAGATGCCCTAGTAAATTATATTAATCAAGTAAAAGAAATGAAGATGTTAACAGTTTTATACAGGGATGAAGTGGTTGGTTTTATAACAATACAAGAAGAAACGATAGAGACAAATGAGATTCATTTAATTGCAGTACACCCTGATTATAATCAGTTAGGCATCGGAAAAATGCTAATAGCAGAAATGGAATACGATTCGATCTTAGCGGGGAAAAAATTTCTTGCAGTAAAAACATTAAGTGATAAGCATGGTGATCCTCATTATAAAAATACGAGAAAATTTTATGAATCTGTTGGTTTTGTCGGTGTTCAAGAGTTGACGGAGTTATGGGGAAAAGAAAATCCGTGTCTTGTCATGGTTAAAAACATTAGGTGA
- a CDS encoding aspartate/glutamate racemase family protein — translation MRKIGLIGGMSWESTQTYYRKLNEEVKRRKGGLHSAECILYSVDFSPIEKWQREGKWKDAGLYLAEVAKKLELAGAEAVVLCTNTMHKVSKDIEERISVPFLHIADATAERVLIDGGRDLLLLGTRYTMEQPFLIDRLEERRIRIHIPKEEERIEINRIIFDELCLGKVNQLSKNYYADLLKKYTWLDGVILGCTELNMLCEDESQAVYDTTDIHIEAALSFMLQ, via the coding sequence ATGAGGAAAATCGGTTTAATAGGCGGGATGAGTTGGGAGTCCACACAAACATATTATCGGAAATTGAATGAAGAAGTTAAGAGACGAAAAGGTGGGCTCCATTCCGCAGAATGTATTCTGTATAGTGTTGATTTTTCCCCTATTGAAAAGTGGCAACGTGAAGGGAAATGGAAGGATGCTGGGCTTTACTTAGCCGAGGTTGCGAAAAAGTTAGAATTAGCAGGAGCCGAAGCAGTCGTTTTATGTACGAACACGATGCATAAAGTTTCAAAAGACATTGAAGAGCGAATTTCTGTCCCTTTTTTACACATTGCAGATGCAACTGCCGAACGTGTTTTAATTGATGGGGGACGGGACCTACTGCTATTAGGGACACGATATACGATGGAACAGCCATTTTTAATTGATCGACTAGAAGAAAGAAGGATAAGAATCCATATTCCAAAAGAAGAAGAAAGAATAGAGATCAATCGGATTATTTTTGATGAATTATGTTTAGGAAAAGTTAATCAGTTGTCCAAAAACTACTATGCTGACTTGTTGAAAAAGTACACGTGGCTCGATGGCGTCATTTTAGGATGTACGGAACTAAATATGTTATGTGAAGATGAATCACAAGCTGTTTATGATACGACAGACATACATATAGAAGCTGCGCTTTCATTTATGCTTCAATAA
- a CDS encoding peptidoglycan-binding protein has product MKPNATLKSMKVLGVTAFALGTFLFTSGQASAGEDKELGEKLLYKGKTHEHIVDLKELLHERDFLDIREEEINDQYDQVTKKAVRQFQEKYDLLIDGIAGVQTIAALVELEKGDEGILVETLQEDLTELGYYEHKIDGEFGPFTEKALINFHEEEDIEEKEGIAGPKTFSALHELTSRYNPDIEAENTANTAQTSNETGSSNDGQASSNQSSESSNDNSEAVMTMEATAYTAYCDGCIGITATGIDLRNQPNKKVVAVDPNVIPLGSVVEVEGYGRAIAGDTGGAIKGNRIDLHMATKDEAFSFGRQNVTVRIIETP; this is encoded by the coding sequence ATGAAACCAAACGCAACATTAAAATCTATGAAAGTATTAGGGGTTACCGCTTTTGCACTAGGGACATTCCTTTTCACGTCCGGACAAGCTAGCGCAGGAGAAGACAAAGAACTTGGCGAAAAACTATTATATAAAGGAAAGACTCATGAACATATCGTAGACCTGAAAGAACTATTACATGAAAGAGACTTCCTTGATATCCGTGAAGAGGAAATCAACGATCAATACGATCAAGTTACTAAAAAAGCGGTACGTCAATTCCAAGAAAAATACGATCTACTCATAGATGGTATTGCAGGAGTACAAACGATCGCAGCCCTTGTTGAACTAGAAAAAGGAGATGAAGGGATTTTAGTAGAAACGCTTCAAGAAGACTTAACAGAGTTAGGCTATTACGAACATAAAATTGATGGTGAATTCGGTCCATTCACTGAAAAAGCCTTAATTAACTTCCATGAAGAAGAAGATATTGAAGAAAAAGAAGGTATCGCAGGACCAAAAACATTCAGCGCACTCCATGAATTAACAAGTCGTTACAATCCAGATATTGAAGCTGAGAACACTGCAAATACAGCTCAGACATCAAATGAAACTGGAAGTTCAAATGATGGACAAGCTTCAAGCAATCAGTCAAGCGAGTCTAGCAATGACAACTCTGAAGCAGTAATGACAATGGAAGCAACTGCTTATACAGCCTATTGTGATGGTTGTATAGGAATCACTGCAACAGGAATCGATTTACGTAACCAACCTAATAAAAAGGTCGTTGCTGTTGACCCTAATGTTATTCCTTTAGGATCAGTTGTTGAAGTAGAAGGTTATGGTCGTGCAATTGCTGGTGATACTGGTGGAGCAATTAAAGGTAACCGAATTGATTTGCATATGGCGACAAAAGATGAAGCATTCTCATTTGGGCGCCAAAACGTTACGGTACGAATCATCGAAACCCCGTAA
- a CDS encoding ketopantoate reductase family protein encodes MRILVVGAGAVGGYFGGRLIEKGEDVTFLVREKKQQQLKEQGLVIHSVNGDIHVQPKTILATNEPTPFDVVFISTKSYQLRDALTSLERFVSDYTVIIPLLNGIEHMEEMKAYFSPDQIFGGICFIESTLNDAGEIVQTSKKNDLVFGEWNGKVTARAKEIEEVFSGTKSVFQLSENIQKDMWHKYLFITTLSGVTSLMRSPIGPIRDTFEGRTYIQQLFEEIRMTMEAHRAPISDRVVEKQMDTLDNQAPSMKSSMLRDIERGAPIEVDHLQGFLLLLAERYGIETPLLRLVYQHLKVYERNLNM; translated from the coding sequence ATGCGAATTCTCGTTGTTGGAGCTGGAGCAGTTGGTGGTTATTTTGGAGGTCGACTCATCGAAAAAGGGGAAGACGTCACGTTTTTAGTGCGTGAGAAAAAACAACAGCAGTTAAAAGAACAAGGTCTAGTGATACATAGTGTAAATGGCGATATACACGTTCAGCCAAAGACAATTCTCGCCACAAATGAGCCAACACCTTTTGACGTTGTTTTCATTAGTACGAAATCATATCAGCTAAGAGATGCATTAACTTCATTGGAACGGTTTGTATCTGATTATACTGTAATTATTCCATTATTAAACGGTATTGAACATATGGAAGAGATGAAAGCATATTTTTCACCAGATCAAATCTTCGGCGGAATATGTTTTATTGAATCGACGCTAAATGATGCAGGAGAGATCGTACAAACAAGTAAGAAGAATGACCTCGTGTTTGGTGAGTGGAACGGAAAAGTAACAGCGCGTGCAAAAGAAATTGAGGAAGTTTTCTCAGGAACGAAGTCAGTATTTCAATTAAGTGAAAACATTCAAAAAGACATGTGGCATAAGTATTTGTTTATTACGACATTATCTGGGGTTACATCGTTAATGAGGTCTCCAATTGGCCCGATACGGGATACGTTTGAAGGGAGAACTTATATTCAGCAGTTATTTGAGGAAATTCGTATGACGATGGAAGCGCATCGAGCCCCTATTTCAGATCGAGTGGTTGAAAAGCAAATGGACACTCTTGACAATCAAGCACCCTCGATGAAATCGTCGATGCTTCGAGACATTGAACGGGGTGCCCCGATTGAAGTCGACCATTTACAAGGGTTTTTGTTGCTCCTTGCTGAACGTTATGGAATCGAAACGCCGTTATTAAGGCTCGTCTATCAGCATCTCAAAGTATATGAAAGAAATTTAAACATGTAG
- a CDS encoding DUF2500 domain-containing protein, producing MDIILFVPGTFANFIPIIIGLIFFIVIGTILYQLFNGIREWARNNQLPRETVKSKIVSKRTDVRKRAGKNHRTYTTYFVTFELEDGSRKEFKISGREYGQLAEGDVGNLTHQGTRYHGFERIGSV from the coding sequence TTGGATATCATTTTATTTGTACCAGGAACATTTGCGAACTTTATTCCTATTATCATTGGCCTTATTTTTTTTATTGTCATCGGAACGATTCTCTATCAATTATTTAATGGGATTCGCGAATGGGCACGCAACAATCAATTACCGAGGGAAACGGTCAAATCAAAAATTGTGTCAAAAAGAACGGATGTCCGTAAAAGAGCTGGGAAAAACCATCGTACGTACACGACATATTTTGTTACTTTTGAGCTCGAAGACGGTAGTCGGAAGGAATTTAAAATATCCGGTAGGGAATATGGTCAGCTTGCAGAAGGAGATGTTGGCAATCTCACTCACCAAGGCACGAGATATCATGGCTTTGAGAGAATTGGCTCAGTATAA
- a CDS encoding acetyltransferase, translating into MHEWLNKGSALKWYSKRRKSYDEIYDKYMKKIKGEVKTSPYLILLDGEKIGYIQTYYIWDHQHYAYSISAPRNSVGIDLFIGNEAFLYKGYGVRILNEFLLNIINKMDHVSCCIIGPDPNNTAAIRAYERAGFVFKKTVQFEGGEKEYLMRLNI; encoded by the coding sequence ATGCATGAATGGTTAAATAAAGGCTCTGCATTGAAGTGGTACAGTAAAAGGCGAAAATCTTATGATGAGATTTACGATAAATATATGAAAAAAATAAAGGGGGAAGTAAAAACATCGCCTTATCTCATCTTGCTTGATGGCGAGAAGATAGGCTATATACAAACCTACTATATTTGGGACCATCAACATTATGCGTATAGCATTTCAGCACCAAGAAACAGTGTAGGTATTGACTTATTTATCGGAAATGAGGCATTTTTGTATAAAGGGTATGGAGTGAGGATTCTCAATGAGTTTTTACTAAATATTATTAACAAAATGGATCATGTGTCTTGTTGTATCATTGGTCCTGACCCAAATAATACAGCTGCGATTCGAGCATATGAAAGAGCGGGTTTTGTATTTAAAAAGACTGTGCAGTTTGAAGGTGGAGAAAAAGAATATTTAATGAGATTGAATATTTAA